From the genome of Aliarcobacter lanthieri:
ATGATGTAATATTAGGCTCTCTTCCTCTTTTTCATGCTTTCGGAATAGTAGTAACTACGTATTTACCATTAATTGAAGGAATAAAATGTGTTGCAGTTGCTGATCCAACTGATGGTTTAGGTGTAGCAAAAATGGCTAGTATTCATAAAGCAACTTTTATGTGTGGAACATCAACATTTTTTAGACTTTATACAAGAAATACAAAAATTCATCCTTTAATGTTTGATAGCTTAAGAATTGTTATTGCAGGTGCAGAAAAATTAAGAGAAGATGTACGTTTTGAATTTAAAAAGAAGTTTGGAAAAGATATTTTAGAAGGTTATGGTACAACAGAAACTTCTCCTGTTGCTTGTTGTAATCTTCCTGATAAAATTTCAGAAACTTTTGAAGTACAAGTAGGGCAAAAATTAGGTACTGTTGGTATGGCAATTCCCGGAACTGATATAAAAATAGTTGATCCTGATAGCTTTGAAGAGTTAAAAGCAAATGAAGAAGGAATGATTTTAATCTCTGGGATTCAGGTTATGAAAGGTTATTTAAATGATGAAGAAAAGACAAAAAAAGTTTTAAGAACTATAAAAGGGAGAACTTATTATATCACTGGAGATAAAGGTAAACTTGATAATGATGGTTTTTTAACTATTGTTGATAGATATTCAAGATTTGCTAAAATTGGTGGAGAGATGATAAGTTTGGGATTAGTTGAGGAAAAGATTTCTAAAATAGTAGAAGATAGTAATTTAGATTTTATTGCTCTTTCTACAAGCGATGAAAAAAAAGGAGAAAAAATAATCTTACTTATTTCTAATGTAGATGAAGATTTTATAATAAATTTAAAAGAAAAAATGATTAAAGAATTTGATAATAAATTAGCAATCCCAGAAAGTATAAAAATAGTATCTGAAATACCAAAGTTAGGAAGTGGTAAAAAAGATTATGTAAAAGCTAAAGAGTTTTTATAAAATTCAATGAGTTTAATAACTCATTGAACCAGCATTTAGTAATCCAATAGATATTGATAAAAATGCCATTAAAATACCTACAGAAATTACACCTTTATTTATTTTTTCATTAAAAGACAATTTTCCCCCAATTCTTGTAACAATAAATGCAAATACAAGTTGAATAATAATAGCAACAATTCCCCATATAGTAAAATCTATATAAGATACAGAGTGTTCTAATGCACTATAAAGAGGTATTGAAACTCCTATAATTGCACCACCAAAACCTAAAGCTGCTGCTATATTATTTTCTTCGAATATTAAATTGTAATCATCATATGGAGTAACAATTGCATATAAATAAAGAAAAGCTATTACTAGTAAAACGGCAGTAAAGAAAAATCCTAGAAAATTTAAAAATAGTCCAAATTCCATTTCTCATCCTTTTTTTATTTTATTTTATCAAAATATTATAAAAATATTAG
Proteins encoded in this window:
- a CDS encoding DUF350 domain-containing protein; protein product: MEFGLFLNFLGFFFTAVLLVIAFLYLYAIVTPYDDYNLIFEENNIAAALGFGGAIIGVSIPLYSALEHSVSYIDFTIWGIVAIIIQLVFAFIVTRIGGKLSFNEKINKGVISVGILMAFLSISIGLLNAGSMSY